GTACAATCCAACAAATCCACCTTCTACTCCCCAAAACGTATCTTCATTAAAATACCCACCATGGTATGAATCGATAATCCCAAGTTCTTCCCCAGTATCTGCATTTTTTAATACAATATCAACATCGTTCATTCGACTTGAGAAACTGAATCCAATCGGAGTATATCCCATGTAGTTAGTATTCATATCTCTTCTAGTCGCAAATGATTTAAATGGTACTTCAAATTCACTTATTCCTTCGTGTATCTTCTTAAATCCAAATGGAATTTGATAAACTTCGTTGCTATCATTTTTATTTGTAAAGTAAATATAACCTTCATATAAACCAAGCTCAGCGTCTTTTGGTATTGTTAGAGTCGATTTAACGGAAGAATATGAATTTGGTGTTACTGTTACTTCCGAAGCGATATCCATATTTACACCATTTTTTGCAGCATTCTGTGACATTTCTCCACCTTGATTAAATACAACCTTTATGTCAAATGACTTTTCAGTATTAGAGCTATTTGTAATATCAATTGATTTTCTAATTTTATTATCTTTTTTAGAATCAGGAATAGGACCGTAAGCGATATCCCCTGCTGACTGTGGTTTATTAACTAGTTGATTATTTTGTATGGTTGATATTTCATCATTCACACTAACTTTAACAGCAGAATGAACAGCTTCATATGTATTAATTCTTCCAGATCCTTGTTCAAATACACTATAGGAGCCATTTAAATTTTCGGCCGTATTCATCAGAGCTTGTTTAACTTCTGCAGGTGTATATTCAGGATGTGTTTGTAAAATCAAGGCAGCAGAACCTGCAACATGCGGAGCTGCCATTGACGTACCTGAGAATCTAGCATAAGCATGCTGATAGTCAGCTCTATGACCTGCTCCGTTTGCATAAGCTGGGATTGAAGAGAACACTCCAACTCCAGGAGCCGTGACTTCAGGTTTAATATCATAATCCCTACTTCCTGGCCCCCTAGAGCTAAAGTCTGCTAACTTATCTCCAGGGATCGTCATTTTTCCAAAATCTTTAATGTTTAGATTTACTTGTCCACTTTTTAGCATATTAATTATTTTAGTTCCCTCTTCATTTAAAAGGTTAAACGTTGGGCAGTAGTCAAAGGAGTAGCCAAAATAGTAAGGAATATAGTCTTCAGTGGAAACATTATTGTATAGCATAACTGCTTTTGCACCATTTGCCTTCGCTAAAGAAATTTTAGCATTTAATGTTGTATTACCACGTTCAATAAGTACAATTTTATCTCTGACATCTAAACCTTTATAGTCAGGAATATCTCCTTTACCAACATATACAATTGGAATAGTAGACCCTTTCAGTGTATTAATACTAGTATAATAATCTAAAGCCATCATTCTCATATTATTTAGATTAAGAGTTTCAGTTGCTGAACTTACCACTCCATTACTAGTTTCTGCTGTAACATCAGAGCTGTTTGCACCAACAGATATACCTAGTGGTGATGCAGCTGGATTTCCGATTGAATATGGTGCTCCGTAATTCCCGGCCGCAATAACGCAAACCGTTCCAGCAAGGGTTGCATTGTTGATGGCGAGTGACATTGGATTTAGCGGATCGGTAACATCAGTCCCCAATGACAAATTAATAACGTCCATTTTATCTTGTACAGCTCTATCAATCCCTGCTAAAATTGCATCAGTAAAACCTGTTCCATATGGTCCCAATACTTTATATCCATATAGCTCTACATCTGGAGCTACACCAGTTATAGCGAATTCAGAAGAATTTTTCCCAGTACCAGCAATAATCCCAGAAACGTGTGTTCCATGGTTTGTCCAGTATGATGCACCAGTAAGCAAATTAAATTGTGGACTTCCTGATTTTTGAAAATCTTGATAAGTTGTTTCCATTGGGTCTGAATCGTTACTGACGAAATCATATCCACCTTTGTAAACGTCTTTTAGATCTGGGTGTGTATAATCGATTCCTGTATCAATGACTCCAACCTTTATACCTTTTCCAGTAATTCCTTCCTTATGTAACTTGTTAGCACCAATTTGATTAATGTTATCCTGAGTTAAAGTTGAACTGCTGCTTGTTGATTCTACTTCTTGCTCCACGTTTGGCTCAATTGAAACCTCTTTATTTTCATAAACAGCTTGAACAGTATCCATATTTATTAATTCTTGTACCTGGTTTGCAGGTAAGGTCATGGACACGCCATTAAAAGCATGCTTGTATTCCTTATTGATTTCAAAGGAATTATTTAATTTTGAATTTCCATTTAGCTGATCCTTAAATTTTTTATGGGATTCATTAACCAAATTCATGGAGTCATCTAATGAAGCTTTGATGCCATTGGCTTTCTTTTTCTTAAAATCTACCTCTGTTGGATCCTGTTTAAACTGAACAATGACATTTAGAGGTGTATCCACCTTCAAATTCACATCAGTTGAGAGTTTCAGTTTATCAAAATCCATCTCTTGCATACTATGAATTCTATCTCTGTCAGCATCGGATATATTTTTTATGTAACTGTCAATATCCTTTATGCTAGAATTGGAATCTGACACCGCAAATGTTTTTTCGTTAAGTATCAAACTAGTTGACAATAAAGATGTCGTTATCACCCCAGTGGTGATTACCTTGATGATTTTTTTGTTTTTTTTGTTCCTCATCAAATCGCTCCTTCTCAAATAAATCTAGGATTTCTTCTAAATCAAAGCTAGCAATCGATTAAATTAATATTCAGAATAATCACTTAATTAACATTATATATAGGTTGTATTTCGAAGTGTATTGGGGAATTTGATAAAAAGTAACTATTTTCTTTTTTACAAAAACCGACAATTTAAATAATTATAATGTTTGAAAATGAAGATTTTTGTGAAATTTATAAGAATAATTTATTGAAAATATGGTCTAAAGAAAAAATTTATATATTTAATTTGGGGAAATGTAAAGATTCACACAATTTTTTTGTTATTTAATAAAAAATAAGAATCCTATATTATTTTTTAATCAATTAAAGATTTTGGGCATTCCACAAAACTAACCGCCCCAAATCTATCTAAATTTTAATTAAAGCACTTCACCTTTTATAGTTGCATCAATAAAAGGTGAATAATACGAAATTTCTCCATGAATTTTTTTATTACTTGATCTTGATAATTGTATAGATTTAAAATCATTTCCTAGAGAACTAAACTTCCTTCTTATTAAAATTTTTGCAATACTTTGATTAGCAGTTGTAATAAATAATTGAACGCCATTTATCGCTAGCTCCTAAAAAGTAAGAATCTTGGTGCATTCTCCATCACTCATAAAATCACCCTTTCTATTTGATTTATTTAAAAAAACGAAAAAGCGTTCCGATATGCATCGGAACGCTTTTTCCATTATTTCTTGATGGTTGTTGCAACGCTTGTATTGCCAGCTTTATCTTTTGCAGTGATTGTGAAGGTTGTGCCATCACGTTGTTTGGCAAATTTCACTGTGAATTGGCCTGATTGGTTTGTTGTTGCTGTTCCAACCACTTTTTTGCCAACTTTCACTGTGATCACTGAACCTTTTTCTGCTTTACCAGTAATCGAAGTTGATGTCGCTTTGACGATGACTGGTTTTGCAGGTGCCGTTTTATCAATGACCGTGACAGTTGTTGCTTTGCTGCTATTTCCAGCAGCGTCTTTTGCGATTACTTTTAGAATCGTTCCTGCTTTTTGAACTGGAATGGTAATCGAGAATGTACCAGTACTTGTTGCTTTTACACTTCCGATGACTTTTGTGCCAACTAGGACTGTCACTGTTGCACCAGCTTCAGTTTTACCAGTTACCACTTTGTCAGAGTCTTTCACCACTTTCACCACTGGTGCATTAGGTGCGATCACATCTTTGACAATGACTGTCGTCTTCGCACTTTCATTGCTAGATGCATCCGTTGCGCTGACAAGAATCTTCGTTCCTGCTGCTTGTTTAGCGATCTTAATAGTGAAATCGCCAGTTGAACTCGCTGTCGCTTCCCCAATGACCTTTGTGCCAATTTTCGCCACCACGTGAGAACCTTTTTCTGCTTTCCCAACAATCGTTGTCGAAGTATTCGTCACTGCATTCACAATTGGAGCGATTGGCGCTGTGATGTCTTTAAAGGTAACATGAATCGTATGCTGAGCAGTTACATGTTTTAACGTGAAGGTGTTTCCTTCGATTGCTACTTTATCGCCATCAACGGTTAAGGTGTCAATGACATAGCCGTTTTCTGGTGTGATCACAAACGTTTGATCTGTGCCATAAAACATGTTGACGTTTCCGTTTGGTGTAATTGAACCATGAGCATCTGCTGAAACCGTCATCTTGTACACGATTTGCTTAAAGGTCACATCAATCGTATGATTAGCTGTTACATTTGTGAACATGTAACTGTTATCAACTGGTGTAATCTTCACACCGTCTACTTTTAGTGTTGCAATTTCATAGCCTTCGTTTGGTGTGATTGTAAATGGTTGGTTATCACCATGTTTCACTTCCACCCATCCGTTAGGGCTGATCGTTCCATTTGTGTCAGTTGTGACACTGATTAAATGAGCAAGCTCATCGCTGATGAAAATCGTGAATTTTGCATCAACATAGTTCGGTGCTGAAAGGGTAAACCCATACACATCGACTGCTTGGAAAAGCGAGCGGTCGACAAATGTAATACCTGTCGCACTAAGTGTATATTTGCTTGAATCAACCACTTCACCGTTTAACGTAAGAACTGGATTAGCATTCAGCCAATCTTGGCTTGATGCAAAGTTAATCGTAATTGGTGTGGTTTCTTGCACATACGCAATTTTTGAGTTCAAGGTTGGCGGATTTAACTTCACCACTTGTGTAACCGTTGTATCTGGGTAGCAATACGCTTTCAACACAACCGGTACATTTCCTTGCGCAGGGAATGCTGAACCTGGAAGTGTCATCGTGATCGCACTAGCGGTCGACGAAATCGTTGAGTCACCTTTCACCGATACGCCTCCGACTGTAATATCACCTGAAGCAGCTTTTGTTGCGTTTGCCCATCTTGTGTTTTCTGCTGTATTTGGCACTTTGATCACAACTTGTTTTCCGACTCCGCTTGTTGTAACAGTTGGAGTTGGCGCTGGTCGTTGAACAAAAGCTTGTGTAATACTAACAGTTGCAAAGTAAGGTGAGACAAAATTAATCGTTTTGTTTCCTGCTGCTGTATTGGATTGAGTTGCATAGCCATCAATCGTGACACTTCCAGCAACGCTTGTCACATACGGTTTCACAGATGTGTTGTTAAATTTGACATCTCCGTTGTCCGTTGTGGTTTCGGTTGTTGCACCAACGAATAAAGAACTTCTCCATAACGGATTGTCTGCACCAGACATTGTGTAGGTAACAGTGTCCCCATATTGTGGCGTTCCACTTGGTGCGCTTAGTGTTAAAACAGGTGCTGGTTGTGGTGTGACCGTAATCGATACATTGTTATCAGCATAACCAGAAGCTGTAACCGTGAAAGTTTTTGCGACTGCACCGCCACCGTTTGTTCTCACTAAATCATAAGGAATTGTGATCGTTCCGGCTGTTTCATCGATTGCGATACGCGTTTTAACGGTTGATCCGAATTTAATCGTCCCGCTCGTTTTCATCGCGTTAATCCAATCAGATGCCTTTGTGCCAGGAGTGAAGTTCAACACTAAATCTTGTCCAGCGTAAATGGTTCCTGCTGGTTTTGTTAAGGTAATGCCTTGTTTGTAAAGTGGTTGATCCACTTTCACCGTTTGATAATTTGTTGCCATCACGCTAACCGATACTAACCCTGGTGTTGTCATGAGTGACTTAGGAATTATGATTGGCGTATTTGGTGCGCCTACTGTAATGTTATTCGCAGCAAAATCCGCTTTTTTAATAACGTTATTTCCAATTTGAATCGCTGTAATGGCATCTCGCCACTGCTGTGTATCGTTTGTTCCCCCAGCTGTGATGCTGATTGGATTTGTATTGCTGTCGTCAAAATAACGATTCGTCTCTGATGTCAGCGTTGGTGCTGGATTCGCATTAATCCGTTGAGAGAACGTATAGGAATCATAATCCTTCGCTTCGACAACGATTTTCCAATCAAAGAATGTTCCATTGTTATTAATCGAAGGTGTCGTAAATACACCTGCTGGAA
This genomic interval from Gottfriedia acidiceleris contains the following:
- a CDS encoding S8 family serine peptidase; this encodes MRNKKNKKIIKVITTGVITTSLLSTSLILNEKTFAVSDSNSSIKDIDSYIKNISDADRDRIHSMQEMDFDKLKLSTDVNLKVDTPLNVIVQFKQDPTEVDFKKKKANGIKASLDDSMNLVNESHKKFKDQLNGNSKLNNSFEINKEYKHAFNGVSMTLPANQVQELINMDTVQAVYENKEVSIEPNVEQEVESTSSSSTLTQDNINQIGANKLHKEGITGKGIKVGVIDTGIDYTHPDLKDVYKGGYDFVSNDSDPMETTYQDFQKSGSPQFNLLTGASYWTNHGTHVSGIIAGTGKNSSEFAITGVAPDVELYGYKVLGPYGTGFTDAILAGIDRAVQDKMDVINLSLGTDVTDPLNPMSLAINNATLAGTVCVIAAGNYGAPYSIGNPAASPLGISVGANSSDVTAETSNGVVSSATETLNLNNMRMMALDYYTSINTLKGSTIPIVYVGKGDIPDYKGLDVRDKIVLIERGNTTLNAKISLAKANGAKAVMLYNNVSTEDYIPYYFGYSFDYCPTFNLLNEEGTKIINMLKSGQVNLNIKDFGKMTIPGDKLADFSSRGPGSRDYDIKPEVTAPGVGVFSSIPAYANGAGHRADYQHAYARFSGTSMAAPHVAGSAALILQTHPEYTPAEVKQALMNTAENLNGSYSVFEQGSGRINTYEAVHSAVKVSVNDEISTIQNNQLVNKPQSAGDIAYGPIPDSKKDNKIRKSIDITNSSNTEKSFDIKVVFNQGGEMSQNAAKNGVNMDIASEVTVTPNSYSSVKSTLTIPKDAELGLYEGYIYFTNKNDSNEVYQIPFGFKKIHEGISEFEVPFKSFATRRDMNTNYMGYTPIGFSFSSRMNDVDIVLKNADTGEELGIIDSYHGGYFNEDTFWGVEGGFVGLYFPFTGNKDQPVSLIKKLASPGRYEIELVAQNEDGDLFKKSEKVMIENTLPTIKMNMPGGVYEVDDTGLKISGNINDDNVDAMNNFGINIDQSSNMINVLTTFPTGNIPLTIDKNGNFEYQKTITQGNNTTISLQAFDNAMNSIQDHPDFVYTLVKKGTSYVKLMTDKNNAKYGDTFKVTLSEHNIKDFMGGEYTLSYNNQVFELQGVELNNQLVNAAQAKGLTANFTKVETTTGTMNSIKLIPQLTGTTTSGINESMGVMNLTFKVKDNPTVYTKWIQQLNITSAKAYVLNQSPLFINKFGRGINILPATSVLEGGFLPDGFIAPGTLWLDYQKDYSMVGAEVYMIGQDGKRYDATVNSSARFSIKNLPLINQSYELVVKVPGHFERHTRVDDLVDLYEGQAVGKLKYIFYGTTRAGDVNKDNVIDIMDAVYIISKLGTKDRDADINFDGVVDMKDIQFVKGNYLLLNPDFTIHKQPTKIYKGKTLEDILKPLGLN